A region from the Algoriphagus machipongonensis genome encodes:
- a CDS encoding sulfatase family protein: MKKFLLIFILLPLCHFSIFAQQDTPNILFLIADDWSFPHAGVYGDQVVQTPTFDRLAKEGALFTNAYTASPSCSPSRASILLGRYPHQNEDGGNLWSEFPAQYPSYVSILEEAGYFTGSTRKGWGPGDFKVRGMNHNPAGKNFDDFKSFLAAKPKNQPFTFWFGSTDPHRTYETNTGIRTGMYLEDVKVPGFFPDNDCVRNDILDYYFEVERFDRESGHLIKMLEEAGMLDNTIIVMTSDNGMPFPRAKANLYDYGTRMPLVIRWPEKIKAGTVINDFVNFVDFAPSFVEAAGLHQESMSGQSLWPLLAGEKQDRDQVFLERERHANVRKGDLSYPMRAIRDHRYLYIRNMMPERNPAGDSTVHQSVGQYGDVDNSITKYLIMNMEGKAVAGQPDYFKLAFEKRPEEELYDIINDPYQLNNLANDKSLSEVKSQMRSKLQNWMTETGDLRAKEPRSLYWDNVRYTPEYQLTNYDFKKRLLEYLIMPPFGKDAKNGIPCLE, from the coding sequence ATGAAAAAGTTTTTACTGATTTTTATTCTCCTACCCCTCTGCCATTTTTCAATATTTGCACAGCAGGATACTCCAAATATCCTGTTTTTGATAGCGGACGATTGGTCCTTTCCTCATGCCGGAGTCTATGGAGATCAAGTGGTACAAACACCGACCTTTGACCGATTGGCAAAAGAAGGTGCCTTATTTACGAATGCCTATACCGCCTCTCCATCTTGCTCTCCTTCGCGAGCGTCTATCCTATTAGGTAGATACCCTCATCAAAATGAGGATGGTGGTAATCTTTGGTCTGAATTCCCAGCCCAATACCCCAGTTATGTATCCATTCTTGAGGAAGCAGGATATTTTACGGGTTCCACTAGAAAAGGCTGGGGTCCCGGAGACTTCAAAGTAAGAGGTATGAATCACAATCCAGCTGGTAAAAACTTCGATGATTTCAAATCTTTTCTTGCTGCTAAGCCCAAAAATCAACCCTTTACCTTTTGGTTTGGGAGCACAGATCCACACCGGACTTATGAAACAAATACTGGGATTAGAACAGGTATGTATTTGGAAGACGTCAAAGTCCCAGGATTCTTCCCTGACAATGACTGCGTGAGAAACGACATTTTGGATTATTATTTTGAGGTAGAAAGATTTGACAGGGAAAGCGGACACCTGATCAAAATGCTGGAAGAAGCTGGCATGCTGGACAACACTATTATTGTCATGACCAGTGACAATGGAATGCCTTTCCCCAGGGCTAAAGCCAATTTATATGATTACGGTACGAGAATGCCATTAGTGATTCGTTGGCCTGAAAAAATAAAAGCGGGAACGGTTATAAATGATTTTGTCAACTTCGTTGATTTTGCTCCCAGTTTTGTAGAAGCAGCCGGACTCCATCAGGAAAGCATGAGTGGTCAATCACTGTGGCCGCTTTTGGCAGGTGAAAAGCAGGATAGAGATCAGGTATTCCTAGAGCGTGAAAGGCATGCAAATGTTAGAAAAGGCGACCTTTCTTATCCGATGAGAGCTATCCGAGACCATCGATACTTGTACATCAGAAATATGATGCCTGAGAGAAATCCTGCGGGAGATTCCACAGTCCATCAATCTGTGGGACAATATGGCGACGTGGATAATTCCATTACCAAGTATTTGATTATGAATATGGAAGGTAAAGCAGTAGCTGGCCAACCGGATTATTTCAAACTTGCCTTTGAAAAGCGGCCGGAAGAAGAGCTTTATGATATCATTAACGATCCCTACCAGTTGAATAATCTTGCGAATGATAAATCATTGTCAGAAGTAAAAAGCCAAATGAGAAGTAAACTTCAGAACTGGATGACAGAAACTGGTGATCTTCGAGCAAAGGAGCCCAGGAGTCTATATTGGGACAATGTCCGATATACTCCTGAGTATCAATTGACCAACTATGACTTCAAGAAAAGGCTTCTGGAGTATCTAATCATGCCTCCGTTTGGGAAAGATGCCAAAAATGGTATCCCCTGCCTGGAATAA
- a CDS encoding sulfatase family protein, with protein sequence MKISISNLISALTIICFGMFSCDSPEDTVNSKIYPERPNIVWIVNEDMSPEHLGAYGGTGGDTPVLDQFAKESLRYTNAFSTAGVCAPSRAAIITGAYQTSIGAMHMRTTGMSASALEYYPPGFKAYSTVLPDGMRGFPEYLRMIGYYTTNNSKEDYQFEAPKTMWDESSKNAHWKNRPDPEQPFFSIFNLTISHESQVWAREDEPLLVDPDSVVVPPVYPDDSISRRTLARFITNVMRMDTQVGELLQELKDAGLYENTIIFYYSDHGDGMPYYKRELYDRGLKIPLMIKAPFLEAGSVTNELVSFVDFGPTVLSLAGIKIPPTMQGQAFLGDQKSAERDYVYAARDRMDSEYDRVRAVSDGRYKYIRNYMINKPNYQNIQYRLNNPLMVHLLELHEEGKLTPDQERWFDETKPKEELYDTQTDPWEFNNLADNPEYQAKLEEMREAHLKWVNYYGDLGSKNEVAMVREWWGGQATPPVTEPAIILYEDGLVALRSPTPSASIGYRKSSSDVWSVYTKPFEINKGDSLYVLAHRIGFEPSIEAVIVE encoded by the coding sequence ATGAAAATTTCGATTAGTAATCTCATTTCGGCACTGACCATTATTTGCTTTGGAATGTTTTCCTGTGATTCCCCGGAAGATACTGTGAATAGCAAAATCTATCCTGAAAGACCCAATATAGTTTGGATAGTCAATGAGGATATGTCGCCTGAGCATTTGGGAGCTTATGGAGGAACAGGGGGAGATACGCCGGTACTGGATCAATTTGCAAAAGAAAGCTTGAGGTATACCAATGCCTTTTCCACCGCAGGTGTTTGTGCACCGAGTCGAGCTGCTATTATTACAGGAGCCTATCAGACTTCTATCGGGGCAATGCATATGAGGACAACAGGAATGTCTGCAAGTGCATTGGAATATTATCCTCCCGGATTTAAAGCCTATTCAACAGTACTTCCCGATGGTATGCGAGGCTTCCCTGAGTATTTAAGAATGATTGGATATTATACGACTAATAATTCCAAGGAAGATTACCAGTTTGAAGCCCCCAAAACCATGTGGGATGAAAGCAGTAAAAATGCTCACTGGAAAAATAGACCTGATCCTGAGCAACCGTTTTTTTCAATTTTCAACTTGACGATCTCTCATGAATCTCAGGTTTGGGCTAGAGAAGATGAACCCTTATTGGTAGATCCGGATTCGGTAGTGGTTCCGCCTGTTTATCCTGATGATTCTATTTCGAGAAGAACCTTGGCTAGATTTATTACCAATGTCATGAGAATGGATACGCAAGTTGGAGAGCTGCTACAGGAATTAAAGGATGCAGGGCTATATGAAAACACGATTATCTTTTACTATTCGGATCATGGGGATGGAATGCCCTATTACAAGAGAGAGCTTTATGACCGAGGTCTGAAAATTCCATTAATGATAAAAGCACCATTTTTAGAGGCAGGCTCGGTAACCAATGAATTGGTTAGTTTTGTGGATTTTGGCCCAACCGTCTTATCCTTGGCTGGAATAAAAATTCCGCCGACCATGCAAGGGCAAGCATTTTTGGGAGATCAAAAATCAGCGGAAAGAGACTATGTCTATGCCGCAAGAGATCGAATGGATTCAGAATATGACCGCGTAAGAGCCGTCAGTGATGGTAGGTATAAATACATTCGGAATTACATGATCAATAAGCCCAATTACCAAAACATTCAATACAGGCTTAATAATCCCCTGATGGTTCATCTTCTGGAATTGCATGAGGAAGGAAAGTTGACGCCGGATCAGGAGCGATGGTTTGATGAAACAAAACCAAAGGAAGAATTGTACGACACCCAAACGGACCCTTGGGAATTCAATAACCTTGCGGATAATCCAGAGTATCAGGCAAAGCTTGAAGAGATGAGAGAAGCGCATCTAAAATGGGTCAATTATTATGGTGATTTGGGATCGAAAAATGAAGTGGCAATGGTCAGAGAATGGTGGGGTGGACAAGCGACTCCTCCAGTGACGGAGCCGGCAATTATTCTTTACGAGGACGGCCTGGTGGCATTGAGGTCTCCAACACCCAGTGCGTCCATTGGATATAGAAAATCTTCCTCAGATGTTTGGTCGGTTTATACGAAACCCTTTGAAATAAATAAAGGAGATTCATTGTATGTTTTGGCCCATAGAATAGGATTCGAACCATCCATTGAGGCAGTGATTGTTGAATAA
- a CDS encoding Na/Pi cotransporter family protein yields the protein MNGTVLPLFLGGLTIFVFSISQLSGVLESFFSEKTRHYIYRYTRNSWMSALVGILVTILMGSSSAVIILTIILINAKALNFKQSIGIILGANLGTTFTSQLIALDISNYAFIPLIVGLMIQLFLKKKPYSSYGKILFYFGMLFFGLFIMEESVMPLRESDLFETWVAKIEGNPFQGAWVGGLITLLIQSSSATVGIAILLGKQGLINAAGGVSLMLGAELGTCSDTLLATIKGSRAAIRAGVFHLIFNLISISLGLLLFDQFLELVIYVSRNSNLDQIIANGHILFNSLGVLLFFPFIGFFEKLLVKLIPDKQLIEKAP from the coding sequence ATGAATGGAACAGTTCTCCCCCTTTTTCTTGGTGGGCTTACAATTTTTGTTTTTTCGATATCCCAATTATCGGGTGTTTTAGAAAGCTTTTTCTCAGAAAAAACGAGACATTATATCTACCGATATACACGAAATAGCTGGATGTCTGCCCTTGTGGGAATTCTAGTCACCATCTTAATGGGCTCTTCTTCAGCGGTGATTATTCTTACCATCATTTTAATCAATGCCAAAGCTTTAAATTTCAAACAATCTATTGGTATCATCCTCGGAGCTAATTTAGGCACTACTTTCACCAGTCAACTGATCGCATTAGATATTTCCAATTATGCATTTATCCCGCTTATTGTGGGTTTGATGATACAGCTTTTTCTCAAGAAAAAACCTTATTCCAGCTATGGGAAAATCCTGTTTTATTTCGGGATGCTATTTTTTGGGTTATTTATCATGGAAGAATCTGTGATGCCTTTAAGAGAAAGTGACCTATTCGAAACTTGGGTGGCAAAAATAGAAGGAAACCCATTTCAAGGGGCATGGGTAGGAGGATTGATCACCCTATTAATCCAATCCTCAAGTGCCACGGTAGGCATTGCTATTTTATTAGGGAAACAAGGCTTAATTAATGCTGCAGGAGGAGTTTCTCTGATGCTTGGGGCAGAACTCGGCACTTGCTCAGATACACTTTTAGCCACTATAAAAGGTTCCAGAGCAGCAATAAGAGCAGGCGTTTTTCATTTGATTTTTAATCTAATCAGTATCTCTCTCGGTTTGTTGCTTTTTGACCAATTTTTGGAGCTGGTGATCTATGTTTCAAGAAATTCAAATTTGGATCAAATCATTGCCAATGGACATATCCTTTTTAATAGTTTGGGAGTCTTGCTCTTTTTCCCATTCATTGGATTTTTTGAAAAACTGCTGGTAAAACTTATCCCAGACAAACAGTTGATCGAAAAGGCTCCATAA
- a CDS encoding Gfo/Idh/MocA family protein: MSPKDNLNRREFIGTAATIAASFSIVPSSVIAGLGKVPPSDQITVANIGCGTQGLREMGGLLLNPNVRVVSVCDVNKYSEDYIDWSPYGIRNNIRKVLADDTWWENAKGIPGGRDVGKAYVENFYAKNSPGGTYNGCTSYEDYRELLVKENDVDVVKIMTPDHTHAPIAMAAMDQGIHVVTHKPISNRLIEGRKVIEKANSTGMITHLLAWSDKPEYRQIKAWMEEGLIGELKEIHNWSYRPVWQQWTKRPTETPAIPKDFNWELWLASVPDMPYHPHYTHNVFRGWYDFGGGSVADMGHYSLFPLFETLGITKSPVVAKAYGTTTREEVNHVYQWVDNKVAFPASCMIKWKFPEQNSLPPFDLFWYDGGMKPFAPEELEMEGKDTPEEGLLLVGTKGKILGGFRGENPILLPESRMSQRPSSEVIKSDHVDRNTDMWVDAIKENKQTPGSFTRATAITDTVNLGAVALRSGKRIEFDPSSLKITNIEEANTYLTRDYRTGWEI, encoded by the coding sequence ATGTCTCCAAAAGACAATCTCAATCGACGAGAGTTTATAGGAACAGCAGCCACAATAGCAGCTTCATTTTCCATTGTACCTTCTAGTGTTATTGCCGGACTTGGCAAAGTTCCTCCATCAGATCAGATAACCGTAGCGAATATCGGTTGCGGAACCCAAGGCCTACGTGAAATGGGTGGACTCCTTCTCAACCCAAATGTGCGTGTAGTTTCTGTCTGTGATGTCAACAAATATTCAGAAGATTACATCGATTGGTCCCCTTATGGAATTCGGAATAATATCCGAAAAGTTTTAGCGGATGATACCTGGTGGGAAAATGCCAAAGGAATTCCTGGAGGAAGGGATGTTGGAAAAGCTTATGTAGAAAATTTTTATGCAAAAAACTCTCCCGGAGGCACCTATAATGGCTGTACCTCTTACGAGGATTATAGAGAGCTTTTAGTAAAAGAAAATGACGTCGATGTGGTCAAAATTATGACTCCTGACCATACGCATGCACCAATTGCCATGGCCGCAATGGATCAGGGAATCCACGTGGTTACCCACAAACCTATTTCCAATCGGCTGATTGAAGGTAGAAAAGTCATCGAAAAGGCTAATTCTACAGGAATGATCACCCATTTGCTAGCTTGGTCAGATAAACCTGAATACCGACAGATTAAAGCTTGGATGGAGGAAGGCTTAATTGGTGAGCTAAAAGAAATTCATAACTGGTCCTATAGACCCGTTTGGCAACAATGGACCAAAAGACCTACTGAAACTCCTGCTATTCCAAAGGACTTTAATTGGGAGCTTTGGCTGGCCTCGGTTCCAGACATGCCCTATCATCCCCATTATACTCATAACGTTTTCCGGGGTTGGTACGACTTCGGCGGCGGATCAGTAGCAGACATGGGCCATTATAGTTTGTTTCCATTATTTGAAACCTTGGGAATTACCAAATCACCTGTGGTGGCCAAAGCTTATGGAACTACCACGAGAGAAGAGGTAAACCATGTGTATCAATGGGTGGACAATAAAGTGGCATTCCCAGCGAGCTGCATGATCAAATGGAAATTCCCAGAACAGAATTCCCTTCCTCCTTTTGACCTATTTTGGTACGATGGAGGGATGAAGCCTTTTGCTCCTGAGGAATTGGAAATGGAAGGTAAAGACACGCCTGAAGAGGGTCTGCTTTTAGTGGGCACCAAAGGAAAAATTCTTGGTGGGTTTAGAGGGGAAAACCCCATCCTACTACCAGAAAGCAGAATGAGCCAAAGACCTTCTTCTGAAGTAATAAAATCAGACCATGTGGATAGAAATACCGATATGTGGGTTGATGCTATCAAAGAAAATAAACAAACTCCGGGAAGTTTTACCCGAGCTACTGCCATCACGGACACAGTCAATTTAGGAGCTGTAGCATTGAGAAGTGGTAAAAGAATTGAATTTGATCCTTCTAGTTTAAAAATAACCAATATTGAAGAAGCAAATACCTATTTAACGAGAGACTATAGAACTGGCTGGGAGATTTAG
- a CDS encoding sugar phosphate isomerase/epimerase family protein, translated as MKNRREFLKSAGLASAAIGLGLPQFSFTSKKADPLFKISLAEWSLNKALFAGKIDHLDFPILAKEHEIDAVEYVNQFFMDKATDMAYLKEMKTRADGEGVTSVLIMCDGEGMLGAATSEGRKQTVENHKKWVEAAKFLGCHAIRVNAYSAVPWSTNPADAKTAMDITSSGLRQLCEFADDFDIDVIIENHGGFSSDAKWLAEMIKETGHSRAGTLPDFGNFRIAEVGGKNFSYDSYRGVDELMPYAKGVSLKPKVWDDSGREHPLDFTRMMKIVLAHDFHGYVGIEHGVEEREWESIFEIRRDLEDVRRTLEAEG; from the coding sequence ATGAAAAACAGAAGAGAGTTTTTAAAATCAGCCGGCCTTGCCTCAGCAGCAATTGGCCTGGGTTTACCCCAATTCAGTTTTACTTCTAAAAAGGCTGATCCATTGTTTAAAATTTCGCTGGCAGAATGGTCCTTAAACAAAGCCCTTTTTGCAGGAAAAATTGACCACCTTGATTTCCCGATCCTCGCCAAGGAACATGAAATTGACGCAGTGGAATATGTCAATCAGTTTTTTATGGATAAGGCAACAGACATGGCCTACCTAAAGGAAATGAAAACCCGAGCTGATGGAGAAGGGGTAACCTCTGTACTCATCATGTGCGATGGGGAAGGAATGCTGGGAGCGGCAACCTCAGAAGGTAGAAAACAGACCGTAGAAAATCATAAAAAATGGGTTGAAGCGGCTAAATTCCTTGGCTGCCACGCTATTCGTGTCAACGCATACTCTGCAGTGCCTTGGAGTACCAACCCTGCAGATGCAAAAACAGCCATGGACATTACCAGTTCGGGACTGAGGCAACTTTGCGAATTTGCAGATGATTTTGACATTGATGTAATCATAGAAAATCACGGTGGCTTTTCAAGCGATGCCAAGTGGCTAGCTGAAATGATCAAGGAGACAGGTCATTCCAGAGCAGGAACCTTACCAGACTTCGGTAATTTCAGAATCGCTGAAGTAGGTGGAAAAAACTTTTCCTATGACTCGTACAGAGGAGTGGATGAACTGATGCCCTACGCCAAAGGAGTCAGTCTAAAACCCAAAGTTTGGGACGACTCAGGTAGAGAGCATCCTCTGGACTTCACCAGGATGATGAAGATTGTTTTAGCCCATGACTTTCACGGATATGTGGGGATTGAGCATGGAGTAGAAGAAAGAGAATGGGAGAGTATTTTTGAGATCAGAAGAGATCTAGAAGATGTAAGAAGGACGCTTGAGGCGGAAGGATAA
- a CDS encoding VOC family protein, producing MKTEFLSTVPVLPSNDIERDLIWYEEKLGFKKIFGDSMYVGIHYKTVWLHLQWHADTEDDPLLGGSVVRIFVKNIDKYFNKLVAKGVVPKDKLRKNTPWGTHEFGLYDLNNNAIFFVEDL from the coding sequence ATGAAAACCGAATTTTTATCAACAGTCCCAGTTTTACCTTCCAATGACATAGAAAGAGATTTGATTTGGTATGAAGAGAAGCTGGGTTTTAAGAAAATTTTTGGAGACTCCATGTATGTTGGAATCCATTACAAAACTGTCTGGCTTCACCTTCAATGGCATGCAGACACCGAAGATGACCCCTTATTAGGAGGATCAGTCGTTCGAATTTTCGTAAAAAATATTGACAAATATTTCAATAAACTCGTGGCTAAAGGAGTAGTCCCTAAGGATAAACTACGAAAAAATACTCCTTGGGGCACACATGAATTCGGGCTTTATGATTTAAATAATAATGCCATCTTTTTTGTAGAGGATTTGTGA
- a CDS encoding NAD(P)-dependent oxidoreductase — protein sequence MKKFNKIAVIGGTGKSGSYLVKELLNQEYQVKLLLRNPEKSPPKNKNLELVVGDVSKPSSIKELITGSDALISTLGIGIPESPRNIFSKTTQLIIQELRRSNLKRYILLSSLNVDTEQDQKSEFAKAATAFMYSKFPVSTKDKQEEFNLLNNSGLDWTMVRSSMIELTDSKSDYAVSTIDCLGQKISAASLAAFLVKQLESEEFIRKAPFIWDK from the coding sequence ATGAAGAAATTCAATAAAATTGCCGTTATCGGCGGAACAGGAAAATCAGGAAGCTACCTAGTTAAGGAGCTTTTAAACCAAGAATATCAAGTAAAGTTACTTCTTAGAAATCCGGAAAAATCTCCCCCGAAAAATAAAAATCTTGAGTTGGTTGTTGGTGATGTATCAAAGCCTTCTTCCATCAAAGAATTGATTACAGGTAGTGATGCCCTCATCAGTACATTGGGAATAGGCATTCCGGAAAGCCCAAGAAACATTTTCTCTAAAACGACACAGCTGATCATTCAGGAGCTTCGGAGAAGCAATTTGAAGCGATATATTTTGCTTTCTAGCCTTAATGTAGACACGGAACAGGATCAAAAAAGTGAGTTTGCGAAGGCCGCAACTGCCTTTATGTACAGCAAGTTCCCAGTATCTACAAAAGATAAGCAAGAGGAATTTAATTTATTAAATAACTCAGGGCTAGACTGGACCATGGTTAGATCCTCAATGATAGAGTTGACAGATTCAAAAAGCGATTATGCTGTTTCCACCATTGACTGTCTTGGCCAAAAAATCTCAGCAGCTAGTTTGGCAGCGTTTCTTGTAAAGCAACTGGAATCTGAAGAATTTATTCGAAAAGCTCCCTTCATTTGGGATAAATAA